One part of the Dethiosulfovibrio peptidovorans genome encodes these proteins:
- a CDS encoding aminopeptidase, giving the protein MTGRIRDEGVIVGSLAPGSANLLTDVSGVTVGHLSLDAGDVKTGVTVVVPASGSLFREKLPAAVHVINGFGKSVGLVQIEELGTLETPIVLTNTLSVGDCFRGLVEVMLESDSAIGRETCTVNPVVMECNDGYLNDIRGLHVIPDHVRQALERADRSFALGGVGAGMGMSCYQLKGGIGSASRMVEIEAERYTVGVLVLSNFGELADLIVDGGKIGSAWASRNLPEPNREQGSIIVIIATDAPMTARQLKRLCKRASVGIARTGGYMAHGSGEISLAFSTAYRIPHDDRALLTMSFVSDHWANQFFRAVTESVEEAVLDSMWCAQTVLGRDEHIRESLPQIVKYMEWGFTK; this is encoded by the coding sequence GTGACGGGGCGTATTCGAGACGAGGGGGTCATCGTTGGGTCTTTGGCACCGGGATCGGCCAATTTACTGACCGACGTTTCGGGCGTGACCGTGGGACACCTGAGCTTAGACGCTGGAGACGTCAAGACCGGCGTCACTGTTGTCGTTCCCGCTTCTGGCAGCCTCTTCAGAGAGAAACTGCCGGCAGCGGTCCACGTCATCAACGGTTTTGGCAAGTCTGTTGGGCTCGTTCAGATTGAGGAGCTGGGAACCCTGGAGACTCCCATTGTCCTGACCAATACCCTGTCAGTGGGCGACTGCTTCCGGGGACTTGTCGAGGTTATGTTGGAGTCGGATTCCGCCATTGGACGGGAGACCTGCACGGTCAACCCCGTGGTTATGGAGTGCAACGACGGGTATCTCAACGACATCCGAGGCCTTCACGTGATTCCAGATCACGTACGACAGGCACTGGAGCGGGCTGATCGGTCATTTGCCCTGGGAGGCGTGGGGGCTGGTATGGGTATGTCCTGTTATCAGCTCAAAGGGGGGATTGGCAGCGCGTCCCGGATGGTAGAGATCGAGGCGGAGCGGTACACTGTGGGAGTTTTGGTCCTGTCCAACTTCGGCGAGTTAGCCGACCTGATCGTGGATGGAGGAAAAATTGGCTCTGCCTGGGCCTCTCGGAATCTTCCTGAGCCCAACAGGGAGCAGGGCTCTATCATCGTGATCATCGCCACGGATGCTCCGATGACTGCCCGGCAGTTGAAGCGTCTTTGTAAGAGAGCATCGGTGGGTATCGCCCGAACCGGCGGCTATATGGCCCATGGCAGCGGCGAGATTTCTCTGGCGTTCTCGACGGCCTATCGTATTCCCCACGATGATAGGGCTCTTTTGACAATGTCTTTTGTGAGCGATCATTGGGCCAATCAGTTCTTTCGAGCTGTGACTGAGTCGGTGGAGGAAGCTGTTCTGGACTCCATGTGGTGTGCTCAGACCGTCTTGGGGCGGGACGAGCACATTCGAGAGAGCCTTCCTCAAATCGTAAAATATATGGAATGGGGATTCACAAAATAG
- a CDS encoding glycine/sarcosine/betaine reductase complex selenoprotein A, translating into MGKLAGKKLILLGERDGVPAPAMEACFKESGAEVIFSVTECFVUTAAGAMDLQNQQRVKDAAEKYDPSEIVVILGSSDSEGAEIYAETVCNGDPTYAGPLAGVQLGLAVYDVFEQEIRDEADPDEWENQIGMMEMVLEPEALAEAVKGIRSQFSKYSL; encoded by the coding sequence ATGGGTAAATTGGCCGGAAAGAAGCTGATCCTTCTCGGTGAGCGTGACGGAGTACCCGCACCTGCCATGGAGGCATGCTTCAAGGAGAGCGGTGCGGAGGTCATCTTCTCCGTAACCGAGTGTTTCGTCTGAACGGCCGCTGGAGCGATGGACCTGCAGAATCAGCAGCGTGTCAAGGATGCAGCTGAGAAGTATGACCCCTCTGAAATCGTGGTTATACTGGGATCCTCCGACTCGGAAGGTGCGGAAATTTACGCTGAGACCGTGTGTAACGGAGACCCTACATATGCGGGGCCTCTCGCCGGCGTCCAGTTGGGACTTGCCGTTTACGACGTATTCGAACAGGAAATTCGGGATGAAGCTGATCCCGATGAGTGGGAGAACCAAATCGGTATGATGGAAATGGTTCTTGAACCGGAGGCTTTGGCAGAGGCCGTCA